Proteins from a single region of Desulfobacter postgatei 2ac9:
- a CDS encoding LPS-assembly protein LptD: MVSCKRVLFRISILPVMMICLSGQAFGFSTSISTQKVSWHIQARQVSYEDKRKLYIAENDVIITGGKTRLEADYVEFSDKTKDAFATGNVLFISGNDTITCKSMNVNLSSETGTINQGTVFIQDGNYYISGDKLRKTGEFTYDAEKGSITTCNADTPDWKITGKEIEVTIDGYGHATHATFWAKKMPVLYTPYFIFPAKTTRQTGLLMPMSGYSDDMGVEYQQPLFLALSDNTDATLYPYYMSDRGVMLSGEYRYILSPESKGMIMMSYLKDKTVGDDRDENQDYNISATLDRTNHDRYWFRMKHDQELWYGFKAKLDMDYVSDMDYLRTFTDGFTGFDSTDGEFEDMFGRDLDEETDYIRENSLLVTKNWSSYSLNLQTLWYDNVEARQMDTEDTTLQTLPSVEVFALRQQVGQTGIYYKMDSEVTSFYRQDTTDDLVTGKDAKITGRRADVHPVFYYPIKLGKAFFLEPYAGVRGTLWDTDDFTDSGGDDSNDRNRGLYEMGMDLSTTLSRVFTLDMELVEKIQHKIVPKLEYDYIPFVDQEELPYFDDIDDISEKNIITWSLTNTVTSRNTITDENGDESILYKELFWFKLSQGYDIRYEQDGDDAEDDPWQDLTLKYELNPMPYLQSNGTIAVDPNNSHFTKIQVGGSLSDTRGDSLHISYRYSKSYSHTWKTKISTNLLPDILGAYYFIESDLEDQKIVETGVGISINRPCWGLNLAFKDESADKAFAFMVTLKGLGEFGTK, encoded by the coding sequence ATGGTTTCATGTAAAAGAGTGCTGTTCCGGATATCTATTCTCCCGGTCATGATGATATGCCTTTCAGGCCAGGCCTTTGGTTTCTCCACTTCCATATCCACCCAAAAGGTATCCTGGCATATCCAGGCCCGGCAGGTAAGCTACGAAGACAAACGCAAACTTTACATTGCGGAAAATGACGTGATCATTACCGGGGGCAAAACGCGCCTGGAAGCGGATTATGTTGAATTTTCAGATAAAACCAAAGACGCCTTTGCCACAGGCAATGTCCTGTTTATTTCAGGCAATGACACCATTACCTGCAAGTCCATGAATGTAAACCTAAGCTCGGAAACAGGTACGATCAACCAAGGCACCGTATTCATCCAGGACGGCAACTATTATATTTCAGGCGATAAACTTCGAAAAACCGGGGAGTTTACCTATGATGCGGAAAAAGGATCCATCACCACCTGCAACGCAGATACACCGGACTGGAAAATCACAGGAAAAGAGATTGAGGTGACCATTGACGGGTACGGCCATGCCACCCATGCCACCTTCTGGGCAAAAAAAATGCCCGTCCTCTACACGCCCTATTTTATATTTCCCGCCAAAACAACACGCCAGACAGGTCTTTTAATGCCCATGTCAGGGTATTCGGACGACATGGGGGTTGAATACCAGCAACCCCTTTTTTTAGCCCTTTCCGACAATACGGACGCCACCTTGTACCCCTACTACATGTCGGACAGAGGAGTAATGCTCTCAGGCGAATACAGATATATATTGTCCCCGGAATCCAAAGGAATGATCATGATGAGCTATCTTAAGGATAAAACCGTTGGAGACGATCGGGATGAAAACCAGGATTACAATATTTCGGCCACACTTGACCGCACCAACCATGACAGGTACTGGTTTCGGATGAAGCATGATCAGGAGCTGTGGTATGGCTTTAAGGCCAAACTGGATATGGATTATGTTTCTGATATGGATTATCTGCGAACGTTTACAGACGGCTTTACAGGTTTTGACAGCACAGATGGCGAATTTGAAGATATGTTTGGCCGTGACCTGGATGAAGAGACCGATTACATCCGGGAAAACAGCCTGCTTGTCACAAAAAACTGGTCCTCATACAGCCTCAATCTGCAGACACTTTGGTACGATAATGTCGAGGCCAGGCAGATGGACACAGAGGACACCACCCTGCAGACGCTACCTTCGGTTGAAGTCTTTGCACTCCGCCAGCAAGTCGGACAGACCGGAATCTACTATAAAATGGACTCTGAGGTGACATCTTTCTATCGCCAGGATACCACAGATGACCTTGTCACCGGGAAAGATGCAAAGATCACAGGCAGACGGGCAGACGTTCACCCGGTATTTTATTATCCCATAAAACTGGGCAAGGCATTTTTTCTCGAGCCCTATGCCGGTGTCAGGGGGACCTTATGGGATACGGATGATTTCACCGACAGCGGCGGAGATGATTCAAACGACAGGAACCGGGGGCTTTATGAAATGGGTATGGACCTGTCAACAACCCTTAGCCGTGTGTTCACATTAGACATGGAACTTGTCGAAAAAATCCAACACAAGATTGTGCCCAAGCTGGAGTATGACTATATTCCCTTTGTGGACCAGGAGGAGCTGCCCTACTTTGATGACATCGACGATATTTCAGAAAAAAACATCATCACCTGGTCTTTGACCAACACAGTCACTTCGAGGAATACAATAACGGATGAAAACGGGGACGAATCCATCTTATACAAAGAACTTTTCTGGTTCAAGCTCTCCCAGGGATATGACATCCGGTATGAACAGGATGGGGATGATGCCGAAGACGACCCCTGGCAGGACCTGACCTTAAAATATGAGTTAAATCCAATGCCATACCTGCAGTCAAACGGCACCATAGCCGTTGATCCCAATAACAGCCATTTCACAAAAATACAGGTCGGGGGCTCGCTATCAGATACAAGAGGGGACAGTCTTCACATCTCTTATCGATATTCGAAAAGTTATTCACATACCTGGAAAACAAAAATCAGCACGAATCTGCTGCCGGACATCCTGGGCGCATATTATTTCATTGAAAGCGATCTTGAAGACCAAAAAATCGTTGAAACCGGTGTAGGCATTTCCATCAACCGGCCGTGCTGGGGTCTGAACCTGGCGTTTAAAGATGAATCTGCAGACAAAGCCTTTGCCTTCATGGTGACCCTGAAGGGTCTTGGAGAATTCGGGACAAAATGA
- a CDS encoding cysteine synthase has translation MYASIIDSIGNTPLVKIQTINPVPGVTILAKLEYMNPGGSIKDRAALYMISQAEADGELTPEKTVIEATSGNTGIGLAMICAVKGYKLALAMAESASEERKKILKARGARIILTPRHLGSDGAIEEAYRLAREYPDKYFLTDQYNNEANWKAHYHTTGPEIMAQTNGQIDAVVATVGTSGTLMGLARYFKDQNHRARVICAEPYLGHGIQGLKNMKESYTPEIFDKTLLGEIVHIDDETAFETARQLAAKEGLFVGMSSGAAMAVALDQAKRLQNGVIVVIFPDSGERYLSTELFSVKKNIHLTVYNSLGGKKEPLNPQGDKEFGVYTCGPTVHRRLDITHFRRHAFTDLLIRYLEYQNVKVRHIVNITDYDDKTIEGARQAKTTPQAFTQPFIDAFLADLSRLGMRPAQAYPRVSEHFTEMTDLTRKLLVNNHAYEKLHSVYFDLASFADYGRLSRVDVNKIRVGATVDLDEYEKNNPKDFTLLKRVTLSELKQGLGVKTEWGNVRPSLHLQCAALASTFLGADFDIHTGSRELMFPHHENEIAIARAAGGSFARVWMHCHPVQYDGSLDTDDPRSLTLDRLVDMGWDEKTIRFWLLSAHYRKSLLLSRKSLDDAQTVLSRINRCIESLGHVSGQSNEEDIQQITYDLRQGMMDAMASDLKIPVLVSGLLSGVKRINRLVVDGQIGPGGAERLLNCFKDVDVVLNIFDFSTKVGYSSEVSALMAERDAARQQKDFKTADRIREQLDEMGILVHDQKV, from the coding sequence ATGTATGCCAGCATTATCGATTCAATCGGAAACACCCCCCTTGTAAAAATTCAGACGATTAATCCTGTGCCGGGCGTCACCATCCTGGCCAAGCTTGAATATATGAATCCGGGTGGGTCCATCAAAGACAGAGCAGCTCTGTATATGATCAGCCAGGCCGAAGCCGACGGCGAACTGACGCCTGAAAAGACCGTCATAGAGGCCACTTCGGGAAATACGGGCATCGGCCTTGCCATGATCTGTGCGGTCAAGGGCTACAAACTGGCCCTGGCCATGGCTGAAAGCGCCAGTGAGGAGCGTAAAAAAATACTCAAAGCCCGGGGTGCCCGGATTATTCTTACCCCCCGGCACCTGGGATCGGACGGGGCCATTGAAGAGGCCTACCGCCTGGCCAGGGAGTATCCGGACAAGTATTTTCTTACGGACCAGTACAATAACGAGGCCAACTGGAAAGCCCACTACCACACCACAGGACCTGAGATCATGGCCCAGACCAACGGCCAGATAGATGCAGTGGTGGCGACTGTGGGCACCTCCGGGACCCTCATGGGCCTGGCACGGTATTTCAAGGACCAGAACCATCGCGCCCGGGTGATCTGTGCCGAACCCTACTTAGGACACGGCATCCAAGGTCTTAAAAATATGAAAGAGTCCTACACTCCCGAGATATTTGATAAAACCCTGTTGGGTGAAATCGTCCACATTGATGATGAAACGGCTTTTGAGACTGCCCGTCAATTGGCTGCAAAAGAGGGTCTTTTTGTGGGCATGAGTTCAGGTGCGGCCATGGCCGTGGCCCTTGACCAGGCCAAGCGTCTTCAAAACGGGGTTATCGTTGTCATCTTTCCGGATTCAGGTGAGCGCTATCTTTCCACCGAGCTTTTCAGTGTAAAGAAGAATATTCACCTTACCGTCTACAATTCCCTGGGTGGGAAAAAAGAGCCCTTAAACCCCCAGGGAGACAAGGAATTTGGTGTTTACACCTGTGGTCCAACGGTACACCGGCGTCTGGATATAACCCATTTCAGGCGTCACGCGTTTACGGATCTGCTCATCCGCTACCTTGAATATCAGAATGTGAAAGTCAGGCATATCGTTAATATTACCGATTATGACGATAAAACCATTGAGGGGGCAAGACAGGCAAAAACCACCCCCCAGGCTTTTACACAACCTTTTATTGATGCCTTTTTGGCTGATCTGTCACGGCTTGGCATGAGGCCGGCCCAGGCCTATCCGAGAGTGTCCGAACATTTTACCGAAATGACGGATCTGACAAGAAAACTGCTTGTCAATAACCATGCCTATGAAAAGCTTCATTCCGTATATTTTGACCTTGCAAGCTTTGCGGATTACGGCCGACTCTCCCGGGTGGACGTTAACAAGATCCGGGTCGGGGCCACTGTGGATCTGGATGAATATGAGAAAAACAATCCCAAGGACTTTACCCTGCTCAAGCGGGTAACGCTGTCGGAGCTTAAGCAGGGGCTTGGTGTTAAAACGGAATGGGGTAATGTCCGTCCCTCTCTTCATTTACAGTGTGCCGCCCTTGCCTCAACTTTCCTTGGCGCAGATTTTGATATTCATACGGGTTCAAGGGAGCTTATGTTTCCCCACCATGAAAACGAAATTGCCATTGCCAGGGCTGCCGGCGGTTCTTTTGCCAGGGTGTGGATGCATTGCCACCCGGTGCAATATGACGGATCCCTGGATACCGATGATCCCCGGTCTCTGACCCTGGACCGGTTGGTTGATATGGGGTGGGATGAGAAAACCATTCGCTTCTGGTTGCTCTCCGCCCATTACAGAAAATCGTTGCTGTTATCGAGAAAAAGCCTGGATGATGCCCAAACCGTTCTTTCCCGGATCAACCGGTGCATTGAATCCCTTGGTCATGTGTCGGGTCAGTCCAATGAAGAAGATATCCAGCAGATTACCTATGATCTGCGCCAGGGCATGATGGATGCCATGGCAAGTGATCTCAAGATCCCTGTCCTGGTTTCCGGTCTTTTGTCCGGCGTGAAGCGCATCAACCGGCTTGTTGTTGACGGTCAGATCGGCCCGGGAGGGGCGGAGCGCCTGCTGAACTGTTTCAAAGATGTGGATGTGGTCCTCAATATTTTTGATTTCAGCACAAAGGTTGGGTATTCATCAGAGGTGTCGGCACTCATGGCTGAACGGGATGCGGCCCGGCAGCAAAAAGATTTTAAGACAGCAGACAGAATCCGGGAACAACTCGATGAAATGGGGATTCTGGTTCATGATCAAAAGGTATAA
- a CDS encoding indolepyruvate ferredoxin oxidoreductase subunit alpha translates to MAFTPIVDKEKCVGCEECVDVCPAEVFEMVDGKSDPVNAEECMGCESCVEVCEADAIIIEED, encoded by the coding sequence ATGGCTTTTACCCCGATCGTTGATAAGGAAAAATGTGTAGGTTGTGAAGAGTGCGTTGACGTATGTCCTGCAGAAGTCTTTGAAATGGTAGACGGCAAATCCGATCCCGTTAATGCAGAAGAATGCATGGGCTGCGAAAGCTGTGTAGAAGTTTGTGAAGCGGACGCCATTATCATCGAAGAAGACTAA
- a CDS encoding DMT family transporter: protein MSIFKNWIIEFKERLTPLKIIGLILSVSGALIIITGGDIGQIFKTGLSRGEMAIFGCVFSWVSYSLLGRPLTARFSALVSVCYSSLAGTLMLFFPAVSKGLFSALPEYGMLEWVSLFYLGCFGTVLGFYWYYQGIKEIGPTKSGVFINFVPVSALILSYFILNEPVTMQILAGAGLVVTGVYITNLSVFLGKNR, encoded by the coding sequence ATGTCAATTTTTAAAAACTGGATCATCGAGTTTAAGGAACGGTTGACACCTTTAAAAATCATAGGCCTTATCCTGTCGGTTTCCGGAGCACTTATCATCATCACCGGCGGGGATATAGGCCAGATTTTTAAGACCGGTCTCAGCCGCGGAGAAATGGCCATTTTCGGTTGTGTGTTCTCTTGGGTCAGCTATTCGCTTCTCGGCAGGCCCCTTACCGCGCGGTTCTCTGCTTTGGTCAGTGTGTGTTACTCATCACTGGCAGGCACCCTGATGCTCTTTTTCCCGGCAGTATCAAAAGGCCTGTTCTCAGCCCTTCCGGAATACGGCATGCTTGAATGGGTCAGCCTTTTCTACTTGGGGTGTTTCGGCACAGTGCTGGGTTTCTACTGGTATTACCAGGGGATCAAGGAGATCGGGCCCACAAAATCGGGTGTATTCATTAATTTTGTGCCGGTTTCTGCCCTGATTCTGTCTTACTTTATTCTTAACGAACCTGTAACAATGCAAATTCTTGCTGGCGCAGGTCTGGTTGTCACAGGTGTCTACATAACGAATCTATCTGTTTTTTTGGGAAAAAACAGATAG
- a CDS encoding DMT family transporter: MTYLKLLLTAFFWGGTFIAGKGLAGHVHPFCAAFLRFSIASFFLVILVIRQEGRLPRLYGRDVLLVLVSGSTGIFAYNLFFFSGLTMINANRAALIIATNPIFISLFSALIFNSMIQFFGIRQCHNIGKCKGWSSRWYNTNYSS; this comes from the coding sequence ATGACATACCTCAAACTTTTATTGACCGCTTTTTTCTGGGGCGGCACCTTCATTGCCGGCAAAGGCCTGGCAGGTCATGTACACCCCTTTTGTGCGGCATTTTTAAGATTCTCCATTGCGTCATTTTTTCTGGTCATACTGGTGATAAGGCAGGAGGGGAGGCTGCCCAGGCTTTATGGGCGGGATGTGCTTCTGGTTCTTGTTTCCGGTTCAACCGGCATTTTTGCATATAATTTATTTTTCTTTTCCGGCCTGACCATGATCAACGCAAACCGGGCCGCTCTGATTATTGCCACCAACCCCATATTCATAAGTCTTTTCTCAGCATTAATCTTTAACTCGATGATCCAGTTTTTTGGGATTAGACAATGTCACAATATTGGAAAATGTAAAGGCTGGTCAAGTCGATGGTATAATACCAACTATTCCAGCTGA
- a CDS encoding HD domain-containing protein — translation MTRIADLLFEVRMLKDLNRTGYAFLGAGEESIAEHCFSTAFLCFVMARLEPGVDAEKLISMALVHDAAEARTGDLNYVHKQYNTVDEPHAVSDLIHGLEWAKNISELIEEFNQGETREAQLANDADQLSLMLELKKLKDLGATSPESWLPFVVDRLRTDTGKQLAREILGTRWDEWWTRGYSE, via the coding sequence ATGACACGGATAGCTGATCTTCTGTTTGAAGTACGTATGCTCAAAGACCTGAACCGGACCGGGTACGCTTTTCTGGGTGCCGGAGAAGAAAGTATTGCTGAACACTGCTTTTCCACAGCTTTCTTGTGCTTTGTCATGGCCCGCCTTGAACCGGGTGTGGATGCCGAAAAGCTTATTTCCATGGCCCTGGTCCACGATGCGGCCGAAGCCCGGACAGGTGATTTGAATTATGTGCATAAACAATATAACACCGTGGACGAACCCCATGCGGTATCAGATTTGATTCACGGCCTTGAATGGGCAAAAAATATTTCCGAGCTTATAGAGGAATTCAACCAAGGAGAAACCCGGGAAGCCCAACTGGCCAATGACGCGGATCAGCTCTCCTTGATGCTTGAACTTAAAAAATTAAAAGACCTTGGTGCCACCTCCCCTGAATCCTGGCTGCCCTTTGTGGTCGACCGCCTTAGGACAGATACGGGTAAACAGCTTGCCCGGGAGATTCTTGGCACACGCTGGGATGAATGGTGGACCCGTGGATATTCGGAATAG
- a CDS encoding HD-GYP domain-containing protein has protein sequence MALRLSILYVGLRCPRELASATPHLSLTCVNTPDAIKFQKHRSDVVLMDPFVHDNEIGPEKVRSWFDSFRSHNFRFSPALFVIVPEEIKKSVRLSLMESGADQVLDWPLDTREIEVKAKSVLDKLHLEQALFSKTGSLEKSFRYLDRFKRELKEVKDELLEDKSNLNIALKQIQQMSEERRRLKQSLLDIRTQMAEDMEGFGYILYTLIRQRVELNRGHGERVGKIACFVAAQMGLSEKQLEDMSTAGMLHETGLLFLSKDYICESVSGGEEAAQRSDNFLTTYDQTMIVQFPVKGAELLSHCRGFERPAAIIRSLNENVDGTGYPDGLKRQHIPLTSRILAAADELETLRENNGAFGIQDLLSGLEPLIGTRLDPLVAGWLEKYAVLHLGGDMLKVRGVGVEQLKPGMVLSATLFTQTGTKLLPAGQTLTQQAIDKIIQYHRAYPVDETVYIKV, from the coding sequence ATGGCTTTGCGCCTTTCCATTTTATATGTGGGTCTCCGGTGTCCCCGGGAGCTTGCATCTGCAACGCCGCATCTTTCCCTTACATGTGTCAATACGCCTGATGCGATAAAATTCCAGAAACATCGATCGGATGTTGTGTTGATGGATCCCTTTGTCCATGACAATGAGATCGGCCCGGAAAAGGTCCGCTCATGGTTTGATTCCTTCCGTAGTCATAATTTTAGATTTTCTCCGGCACTTTTTGTTATCGTACCTGAAGAAATAAAGAAAAGTGTCCGATTAAGTCTTATGGAATCGGGTGCGGATCAGGTGTTGGACTGGCCTCTGGATACCCGGGAGATTGAAGTTAAGGCCAAAAGCGTACTAGATAAGCTCCATCTTGAACAGGCGCTTTTTTCCAAGACTGGTTCCCTTGAAAAATCCTTTAGATATCTGGATAGATTTAAAAGGGAATTAAAAGAAGTCAAAGATGAGCTGCTTGAGGATAAAAGCAATTTAAATATTGCGTTGAAGCAGATTCAGCAGATGTCCGAAGAGCGTAGGCGTTTAAAACAGAGTCTTTTGGATATCAGGACACAGATGGCTGAGGATATGGAAGGATTCGGTTACATTCTTTACACGTTAATTCGTCAGCGGGTGGAGCTTAATCGCGGCCATGGCGAGCGCGTGGGAAAGATTGCCTGTTTTGTGGCAGCGCAGATGGGCCTGTCTGAAAAACAGTTGGAGGATATGTCAACAGCTGGTATGCTTCACGAAACAGGACTTCTTTTCCTTTCAAAGGATTATATCTGCGAAAGCGTGTCCGGTGGAGAAGAAGCAGCGCAACGTTCCGACAATTTTCTCACAACATATGATCAAACGATGATAGTGCAGTTTCCGGTTAAAGGTGCTGAATTGCTCAGCCATTGCCGGGGATTTGAGCGGCCGGCAGCCATTATCCGGTCTTTGAACGAAAACGTGGACGGCACAGGATATCCTGATGGCTTGAAACGTCAGCATATCCCTTTGACATCAAGAATTCTGGCTGCCGCGGATGAACTGGAGACCCTCAGGGAGAACAACGGCGCCTTTGGCATCCAGGATTTGCTTTCAGGACTTGAGCCCTTAATCGGCACCCGTCTTGATCCGTTGGTTGCCGGATGGCTTGAGAAGTATGCGGTGCTGCATTTGGGCGGTGATATGCTCAAGGTCCGTGGCGTCGGCGTGGAACAGCTGAAACCGGGCATGGTTCTCAGTGCCACGCTGTTCACCCAGACCGGCACCAAACTGCTGCCTGCCGGGCAGACCCTGACCCAGCAGGCCATTGATAAAATAATACAATATCACAGGGCATATCCTGTAGACGAAACTGTTTATATAAAGGTCTGA
- a CDS encoding motility protein A, which produces MDISSIIGAVSGIGFILGTILLGGPISMFINIPSILIVVGGTIAATMIGFPLGDVIGMFKTAIKVFMFKIEKAEDIISNLTEISNKARKGGLLSIEGDIQSTSDPYLAQALQMTVDGVKTEDIGQIMEKKMELTKKNLDTGSAIFASMAAYAPAFGMIGTLIGLVQMLANLDDPSTIGPKMAVAMITTFYGAIMANLFFIPMSDKLKGRTEEEITNMNIVYEGILSIREGEHPKLMEDKLKVYLGDGAKEKKK; this is translated from the coding sequence ATGGATATTTCTTCAATAATCGGTGCTGTTTCCGGGATTGGGTTCATTCTGGGCACCATTCTTCTGGGCGGTCCCATCAGTATGTTTATCAATATCCCCTCTATTCTTATTGTTGTGGGGGGGACCATTGCCGCAACCATGATCGGTTTCCCATTGGGGGATGTTATAGGCATGTTTAAAACCGCCATCAAGGTGTTCATGTTCAAGATTGAAAAAGCCGAGGATATTATATCCAATCTTACGGAAATATCCAACAAGGCCAGAAAAGGGGGGTTGCTATCCATTGAAGGCGATATTCAGAGCACTTCGGATCCCTATCTGGCGCAGGCCCTGCAGATGACCGTGGACGGGGTTAAGACCGAAGATATCGGGCAGATTATGGAAAAGAAGATGGAATTGACCAAAAAGAACCTGGATACCGGTTCGGCCATTTTTGCCAGCATGGCTGCATATGCCCCGGCATTCGGCATGATTGGCACGCTGATCGGTCTTGTACAGATGCTGGCCAATCTGGATGACCCTTCAACCATTGGCCCGAAAATGGCGGTTGCCATGATTACTACATTTTACGGGGCCATTATGGCCAACCTTTTTTTCATTCCCATGAGCGATAAGCTCAAAGGGCGTACCGAAGAAGAAATTACTAATATGAATATCGTTTACGAGGGCATTTTATCCATCCGGGAAGGCGAACATCCAAAACTTATGGAAGACAAGCTCAAGGTATATTTAGGGGATGGTGCCAAAGAAAAGAAGAAGTAA
- a CDS encoding OmpA/MotB family protein, whose product MGENGENSGSGKQKVVKEEIINVTEGAPAWMATFADLVTLLMCFFVLLFAMSTTQQETYKELVTSLRSALGTQSVPESGTREGLIMHPVPSEKTEESPSVDELGGMIEKEMDDIVSEVRELVLFNKLGGEVSVTKTDAGVVITMSDLLLFSAGGTQLSPKGLEILEKVAAVLSKLAYHVKVRGHTDSEPITSSIYPSNWELSSARASTVARLLVANGVPPFYISAEGYAQYHPVATNDTAQGRTQNRRVEIVYERDSIARQFEDMYKK is encoded by the coding sequence ATGGGTGAAAACGGCGAAAATTCAGGTAGCGGAAAACAAAAGGTCGTTAAGGAAGAAATTATCAATGTCACCGAAGGTGCGCCGGCATGGATGGCAACCTTTGCGGACCTGGTAACGCTTTTGATGTGCTTTTTTGTTCTTTTATTCGCCATGAGTACCACCCAGCAGGAGACCTACAAAGAACTGGTTACATCCTTGAGAAGTGCCCTGGGTACCCAGTCTGTGCCTGAATCGGGTACCCGGGAGGGATTGATCATGCATCCGGTGCCTTCGGAAAAAACAGAGGAGAGTCCGTCGGTTGATGAGCTCGGCGGCATGATTGAAAAAGAGATGGATGACATTGTTTCTGAAGTCAGGGAACTGGTTCTTTTCAATAAACTGGGCGGGGAGGTCAGTGTTACTAAAACCGATGCCGGTGTGGTCATCACCATGTCCGACCTGCTGCTTTTTTCAGCAGGCGGCACACAGCTATCGCCAAAGGGGTTGGAAATTCTTGAAAAAGTGGCGGCGGTCTTGTCAAAGCTTGCCTATCATGTAAAGGTCCGGGGGCATACCGATTCCGAGCCCATTACGTCATCCATTTATCCCTCCAACTGGGAACTGTCTTCGGCCAGGGCGTCTACTGTTGCGCGCCTGCTGGTAGCCAACGGGGTACCCCCTTTTTATATTTCTGCCGAAGGCTATGCCCAGTATCATCCCGTGGCCACCAATGATACGGCACAGGGGCGGACCCAGAACCGGCGGGTGGAGATTGTTTATGAGCGTGACAGTATCGCCCGCCAGTTCGAAGACATGTATAAGAAATAA
- a CDS encoding PilZ domain-containing protein — protein sequence MTIPKIFVSSELAATFVCEACGNCSTRDVSKFIRHKAKVQLKYKCKCGHIFSVILERRRGIRKEVNFKGVLTQNRKQFPGVITDLSHNGIQFKTLEKALIKEESMAEVKFTLDNPNRSEVRKRIRIRKAFSEYSLGCEFEDTDHFDDLGKYFLFYFSQKK from the coding sequence ATGACGATACCAAAGATCTTCGTATCCTCGGAGCTTGCGGCCACCTTTGTCTGTGAAGCATGCGGAAACTGCTCCACCAGGGACGTGTCCAAATTCATCAGGCACAAGGCCAAAGTCCAGTTGAAATACAAGTGCAAGTGCGGGCATATTTTCAGCGTGATATTAGAAAGACGACGGGGCATACGCAAGGAAGTGAACTTTAAAGGGGTGCTGACCCAGAACCGGAAGCAGTTCCCCGGGGTAATTACGGACCTCTCTCACAATGGCATCCAGTTTAAAACTCTGGAAAAGGCCCTTATCAAAGAGGAGAGCATGGCTGAGGTCAAGTTTACCCTGGATAATCCAAACCGCTCCGAGGTTCGTAAGCGTATACGGATCAGGAAAGCCTTTTCCGAATACAGCCTTGGCTGCGAATTCGAGGATACCGATCATTTTGACGATCTGGGAAAGTATTTTTTGTTTTATTTTTCCCAGAAGAAGTGA